The region AGCGTGTCTCTGTGTCACATTATTCGTGTGCCAGCTCAGTACATATTGTCATTCTGTCCATACAGGCATTCAACTGAAACAAGACACAAAAAGTAAGACATCTTCTTCAGCTTCAAAGAAACCCGTGTCTGTGGAGGCAATCAGGCGCAGTGTGCGTGACTCTCTGAGAGAAATCCTCACACAGAGGTAGGGAGTTCATGAgtgaaagaaatgtttaaatacagAGATTTAAAACACATTCAGAGCTTATTTATATAGAAAAAGACTGTACAAACAGTTTACCTCAGTGCACCAAACATGTAATGCTTTCTGCTCTTAAGGTTGAAAGACTCTGATTTGAAGATCTCAGTGGAGCAAGCCTCTGAAGTTGCCAAGAAAACGGAGAAAGAGCTTTTTCACTTGTACAAAGATACCGACAACAAATACAAGAACAAGTACAGAAGTCTTATGTTTAACCttaaagatattaaaaataacGTAAGTAAATCTGAGCAGAGCTGACCCAGAAAGTTTCTTGGTTTTGCATTTGAGTATTTTACTAACTTTGGTAACATTTGCTTCAttgttcaaaaataattttaggtCCTTTTTAAGAGGGTTCTCAGAGGTGAAATTTCACCCGCTAACCTGATTCGTCTGAGCCCTGAAGAGCTAGCCTCAAAAGAACTGGCTGCATGGCGACAAAGGGAGAACCGACATGTAAGTAAAGCTTtaattattgtctttttttttatcacagaaGCACCCTAATGAGACAGCAAGCCGCTCATTTTAGCTAAATATAGCTCTTTTTAGAGAGTTAAGCTCATCAGGAAAGAATGACATCCTTTTCTTAAGATTAATTTCTcctcatttaatttttttcttttcccctaTCTCTTTAAACACCCAAACCTTAATCACTTACAGACTATTGAGATGAttgaaaaagagcaaagagaagcagagagacGGCCAATCACAAAGATCACACACAAAGGGGAAATAGAAATTGAGAGTCAAGAACCAGTGAAAGCACCTGAGCCTGCAGAGGTAAGGAGAAAAAGCAAATATTATTCTGCAATGATGTGTGTTTACCAGCTGAGAAATGTTACATTTCTAGttgtaattcttttctttcGCTTGGTTTAGTCTCCTCCCAAAGCAGCAGAAGTGGCAGCAGAAAAACCTCCAGTTACCCCAGAGCAGAAGGAAGAGAGTACCAAGGCAGAGAAAGACACAACAAGTCAACACAAGTCTCACTTGTTTGACCTTCACTGCAAAATTTGCACTGGTAAAgcctcaaaaaagaaaaaaaaggaccaTCATCCTGGTCTTCAATCTCTGCTGTTTTAGCAAACAACTTTCCTACTTTTTCTTGAAGGTCGTATGGCACCCCCTGTGGAAGAGGCTCCTACCAAAGTGGTCAAAGTTGCTACTACCGTGGTCCGGAGGCAGTCCACTAAAGCAGAAGATACAAAGAGCACAACGCCTCCTGCTATGGATGATGACCTGCATCTCACAGTTTTAGAGGAGAGCTTTCGAAATGCTCAGTCAGGCTATGAAGGACGGTGAGAAACTCTCTTTTGAGAAACTTAATGTTGATTACAGTGCTCATAAAGATACACCAGTGAGCCTTCAACTAGACCAAAACAATAACCTCACCCTTTACTAGTGCAAGAGGTCATTTTTAGGGCTATTTACAGCTATGAACGCCTGattgaaaacaaaagcaagCTGAAGGAAGCACTGTCCTCTCAAATGAGaatgacaaacccagagaaagtTCAACCCAACTCTCACAGtgtatatttgatttttacaatATTATTATTGGCATTAGTTGAAGTGAAAGCAGGTATTTCTGATGCTGTGGTCATTTCTTCTCTGCAGTTCTATATTTAAATGctttcttgtttgttgtttgccACAGGTCGGATCTAGCAGCCGGCAGAGATGAACAGGCTGCTTTTCTTTCCAACCTGAAGTCACTGTGGCGTGGATTCATCAACATGCAGGCTGTCGCAAAGTTTGTCACTAAAGCATTCCCTGTCTCTGGCATTTTGGACCACCTGACTGATGTAAAGTGGAGCCAGTTCCTCATATTTAAAGTTTGAATAGTTGCTGCAGAGTATTTGAGAAAATAAGTGCTGTCAGTGAGgtttgatgtcttcattttttctCAATAGGATCTTCCAGACAGCATTCAAGTTGGGGGAAGGATCAGTCCACAGACAGTGTGGGACTATCTGGAGAAGATTCGGGCAACTGGAACAAAAGTGAGTGTTTGGCAGCTTTCCTTCTGAAGAGATTATGCAGCCTATAGCAAAATGTTGTCATTAAATGCATCACCAACAATTACATAAGGTTCATTATAATCAAGAGCAGCTTGAGCCTCAGTCTAGATTTCCAACACCCACACGTGGCGGTTTATGAAGTCTCCTCAGTTCCGGTCAGACTTCTTGTTCTTTACTGACacatgctttttctttttttaattacaggAGGTGTGCCTGATTCGCTTCTCCCCTGAGACAGAAGAAGATGAGATCTCCTATACTCTGCTTTATGCCTACTTCAGCAGTCGAAGGCGCTTTGGGGTGGTGTCCAATAACCTGAAACAAGTGAAGGACATGTATCTCATTCCTTTGGGTGCCACTGAAAAAGTTCCACATCAGCTTGTTCCCTTTGACGGGCCAGGTAACACCTcgtatatttttgttttgatgatTATTTTCCCAGTAAATTAGACAAACATTTCTCATCCCTCAACTGAAATTATTCTTTTGATGTAACAGGTTTGGAAAACAACCGTGGGAACCTTCTCCTTGGACTCATAATTCGCCAGAGACCAAAGAGAGATTTTCTTTCCGTCGATATGAATGAAACTGCGAGGATTGTTCCTGAAATCCCGCCAGTCACCCTTTCAACGAAGGAAatcagagacacagagaaagaagaaaagtttttcctctcttctttgACTGCGCCGCTCAGTAAAGAGAAGGACAAACCACTTAACACTACTGAAGAGGTTAATGAGCCAATTACAGAGTCCTTTGAAGAAACATCTGCATCTGAGGAAATCAGCGATCAGGAACCTAAAAAACCGCTGCGCTTCCTTCCAGGTGTGTTAGTAGGCTGGGGTGGGGAACTTCCACCTCTGCCAGATGTTGGAATtaaacctgcagcagcagctgatgACACCCATAAGACCCAAGCAGCTCAGAAAACAGACACGTTCACCGGAAACTCAAAAAGTCCAACAACTGCTGCACCACGAGAGCGCTTTGTCATCAAAAAGAAAGAAGTTAAACCCGTTAAAGCTGAACCAGAGCTTCCCAGCCCGACTGATTCATCTGCTCCTAACAACTCATCAGCCAAGGAAGCTACAGCAGTGACCCCCGGTGCACCGGTCTCTCTGAAAGATAAACCTCCAGATGTATCGACTGAAGCCTTCTTGGCAAGCTTATCAACAACTCCAAGTGGGACTGAAACTAGCAGCGCTGCCTCAGCAAACAAAGATGATGCTGGCCTTTTGTCTGAAACTGAAAAAGGAACATCTGGAGGGAATTCTCTGTCGCAGCCAAGCTCCCAGGCAGCTGCAGCTCTCACAAATAGCTCAAAACCTTCTTTAAGTGGAATATTGAAAAAATGCTCAGCGTTTTCCACAGCGAATGAAGATAAAACACCGGTGCTACACAAGGATAAAGCCAGCCTCCCTGCTCCGTCTAGTCCTAAACCTATTCCTACAATAAGCAGCACTAGAAATGTTCCTGTTACACTTTTTCACCAAGGATATCTGCAGCTTTCTCAGGCCAAGAACAAACtcaatgaagaaaaacaatcaTCTACACGATCATTCCCAAGTGTAAAGGAAGATCCTATCACGTCCAGGCCGATAACTCAGACAGTAAATCCTTCCACAGTCCACGGACCACAAGCAGCGTGCAACATAGAAGCCTCCGAGCCCCAAAGCGACCTGGCAGAGACATCAGCTCCCTCAGTTGTCAGTAGTGCTGCACCTCTTACAACACAACAACCTCAGGTACTTGGCAGCTATGACTCAACATCCGGCCCTCGTAACACTTTCATCACCCAGGATCAGAACCACAGCACATCCTCAGCTCAGGATAGCACTTCACAGGCTATCCCAGGCCTTGACAGCTACACTGAACCATCCGGCCTGCCTCTATCTCAGGCCAAAGAATACAAGCGTGTAGAGGAGCGATACAGCGACCCGTGGGAGAGGCCAAGAAACGCGGATGAGAAAGACCACCACGGGAGGCACAGCCATCACAGAGACTCCCATCACGGGAAGAAGAGCCGGCACCACGACCGGGAGCGGGAGAAGAAGCACGACCGCAGCCATGATGACAAGtacagagagagaagcagacaCCACGGGCATTCTGACGACCGCTACGGTGAGAAGAGGAAAGAGAGGCACAGCGACGACTACAGCAGCCGTCACAAGGACAGACACCGACACAGAGACAGGAGGGACTCTGATTATGAGAATGGACGGAGGAGTTCAAAAGACAGTTACTCCTAATTCAGTTCGTTTTCATTTCAAAAGCCCTGCTGGGGCTCTAAGAAAGACTGTTAGCTCGTTGGTCACTCGGCTGGTTCAAACCACTTCAGCTATAAACAGCTGATAGTTTTCGTTTTTGTTCACCGGTCTGCCGCTTACACGCCATTTTCTTCATGAGGTTGGATTTGTTGTTGAAGACAGTATAGCCAAAACGAATTATCATTTCAACACGATTGTCAAGAtacacaaatattttttctcttcagaCCAGGGGGAACTCAATattggaacatttttttaagtttttaaccttttactgTATAAAAATTGTTCAGAATGAGTTGCTCTACAGACTACGAACAGTCCATAAATGTTTCCAGTCTTGTGAGGACCATTTGGTGAAAAGTTGCACTCAAACATTTGGCATGAATGTAACACAGACAACATTTAACTGAGGATGGCGACCTACACAGCAGCTTTGCTTTTTTCAAACTTAATTCTTTTCAAATtgcttaaatattttataactTTCTATTGAAAAAGGATGTACATTTTGGCTTGTAATATAACGTAGAGATTATGTGCGCCTTTgcactgtgtgtttatgtacAGTTCGTAATAAAGCTAAtccttttttattattgattatAAGAAACatcttatttcttttaaattgtattaaactaCCTGGAGACTCACTTAAATTGTGCTATTTCAGTTATTACgacaaaataattcaaaagtaCAAAATGTATGCTACAGAATCACACAGGGACtaattgatgtttttttggTCTGTATACATTCAAAGTTTCCTAGACAAAAGTTCTTCTTCTAATGAGGTGCAGCTCTGAATTAGgaggtttt is a window of Cheilinus undulatus linkage group 6, ASM1832078v1, whole genome shotgun sequence DNA encoding:
- the phf3 gene encoding PHD finger protein 3 — its product is MDIVDTFNHLIPSDQLDESLIIGQNLECEAGNEFGTGLRVEDSLKNMLSDKDPMFGCASSQFNLLDNEDSAFPIPGSTGLGGDPASSGLSSELTVAETTPVKRGRPKKRPLSLECREPQPSDTPRRNVARGRPGRKPGNRLQKTFLIEKGVKGPQLKRELTLGGRINVNDFESALWLNPTVVLRRLTVTIGGFRIELLPGPYYTQHVETCESSGFEDGFSYSGDVGFPVLPDEAVNVQIPLQEDVAGMERSSVDDAALGLGPYVNPNDVQTSNGTVKETVSAQETKLDNQKESAQEKMVSKDKQPQNTENNGTNVNNKADGKAKQQTVAKTLVKPKQGVTPNKNKDLVSGKPNNVIKGHKVSQNMPSTITQREDLHKIKSLKEKKDVAPLKRPAEITQSEHASKMQKMQSTADTKVKPKSPISPSPVVKKIPSSSNQGPTKHPPLHNSSKNDTAHPAQGRLGHSLKSPDEGGQDKPKLKKPEKIIQRQKSKTSRSISVEEPQLFIPDNAPVTKKETAEEQPANNEGVWDGNNCCGLCKKHHNNMFMVGCGRCDDWFHGDCVGLDLTKVREMEEEDQMYVCLKCCEEENKKVEPEPLTPLTVVKPEVPAKTEVQDQKQPPKPKPGPSQTLSSGGVRPVRKDPDRRQSTDSRESAHKTGIQLKQDTKSKTSSSASKKPVSVEAIRRSVRDSLREILTQRLKDSDLKISVEQASEVAKKTEKELFHLYKDTDNKYKNKYRSLMFNLKDIKNNVLFKRVLRGEISPANLIRLSPEELASKELAAWRQRENRHTIEMIEKEQREAERRPITKITHKGEIEIESQEPVKAPEPAESPPKAAEVAAEKPPVTPEQKEESTKAEKDTTSQHKSHLFDLHCKICTGRMAPPVEEAPTKVVKVATTVVRRQSTKAEDTKSTTPPAMDDDLHLTVLEESFRNAQSGYEGRSDLAAGRDEQAAFLSNLKSLWRGFINMQAVAKFVTKAFPVSGILDHLTDDLPDSIQVGGRISPQTVWDYLEKIRATGTKEVCLIRFSPETEEDEISYTLLYAYFSSRRRFGVVSNNLKQVKDMYLIPLGATEKVPHQLVPFDGPGLENNRGNLLLGLIIRQRPKRDFLSVDMNETARIVPEIPPVTLSTKEIRDTEKEEKFFLSSLTAPLSKEKDKPLNTTEEVNEPITESFEETSASEEISDQEPKKPLRFLPGVLVGWGGELPPLPDVGIKPAAAADDTHKTQAAQKTDTFTGNSKSPTTAAPRERFVIKKKEVKPVKAEPELPSPTDSSAPNNSSAKEATAVTPGAPVSLKDKPPDVSTEAFLASLSTTPSGTETSSAASANKDDAGLLSETEKGTSGGNSLSQPSSQAAAALTNSSKPSLSGILKKCSAFSTANEDKTPVLHKDKASLPAPSSPKPIPTISSTRNVPVTLFHQGYLQLSQAKNKLNEEKQSSTRSFPSVKEDPITSRPITQTVNPSTVHGPQAACNIEASEPQSDLAETSAPSVVSSAAPLTTQQPQVLGSYDSTSGPRNTFITQDQNHSTSSAQDSTSQAIPGLDSYTEPSGLPLSQAKEYKRVEERYSDPWERPRNADEKDHHGRHSHHRDSHHGKKSRHHDREREKKHDRSHDDKYRERSRHHGHSDDRYGEKRKERHSDDYSSRHKDRHRHRDRRDSDYENGRRSSKDSYS